The window CTCGAGCCCCTCGTGCGACCCCGCGATGCCCGCGAAGCGCTCGACGTGGCTGTACCACGGGGCGATCTCGGCGTAGCGGATCGGCCAGTCGGTGCCGACGCCCTGCTTCGCGTTCGCCTCGAAGTCGATGTCGCTGTGGCGGAAGCTGCAGCGCCCCCACATGAGCGAGCGCCCGCCGACGTGGTAGCCGCGGTACCAGTCGAAGCGCTTGACCTCGGTGTAGGGCGAGTCCCGGTCCGAGGCCCACCAGTCGAGGTTCTTCTCGTTGAGCGGGAAGTCGCGCTGGAGGACGGGGTACGCGTCTTCCATCGCCACCGTGCGGCCGCCGCGGTGCGGGTACGCCCAGGGCGGCTTCGTCGCGTTGACGTAGTCCTTGATGTGCTCGATGTTCTTGCCGCGCTCGAGGAGGAGCACGCGCAGCCCCTTCTCGGTCAGCTCCTTGGCGGCCCACCCGCCCGAAATGCCCGACCCGACGACGATCGCGTCGTAGGCCGTCTCGCGTGGTGGTGCTTGCATCGCGTGTGCTCCTCTTTCTGGGCTCGGGGCGGGCGGCCGCGCGGCGCGGGCCGTCGCCGAATATGGCGACCGGCGCGCGCGCGCCGCCATGCGGCCGTTCCGCCACGCGGGCGTCCAGACGTGACTTCACCCGGGCGCGGTCCCGGAGGTACGCTTGGGGATTGCCTGGGCAACCCGCTCGTCCGGAGACACATGAACGGCTGGCCACAACGCCTGTACTACCCTCTGCGCCGCACGGCGCGCCACGCGCGCACGGCCGCGGGGCCCGCGACGGCGCTCCTGGCGGCGCTCGCCGCGGGGCCCGCCGGTCGCGGCCCCGCGGCGGCCGGCGCCCAGACCGCGATCCCGCCGGCGCTCGTGGGGCGCTGGGACCTGCGCGTCTCGGGCGCCGGCGGCACAGTCTACCCGTCGTGGCTGGAAGTCTCGCGCTCGGGCGACCGCGCGCTCGTCGGGCGCTTCGTCGGCCGCGTGGGGAGCGCCCGCCCGGTCGGCCGCGTCGAGGTCGCGGGCGACACCTTCCGCTTCGCCATCCCGCCGCAGTGGGAGCCGGGCGACGGCGACCTGCGCGTCGAGGGGACGGTCGCGGGCGGCGCGGCAGGGGACCGACTCTCCGGCACGCTCGTGACGCCTAACGGGGAGCGGCACGCGTGGACGGCGGTGCGCGCCCCCGACCTGCTCCGCGCCGCGGGAATCCCGCGCTGGGGCGCGCCGGTCGTGCTCTTCGACGGCCGCGACCTCGCGGGGTGGGTGCCGCGCGGCGGGGAGAACCGGTGGCGCGCGGAGAACGGCGTGCTCGCCAACCCCGGCGGCGGCGCGAACCTGGTGACGACGCGCGCGTTCGGGGACTTCACGCTGCACGTCGAGTTCCGCTACCCCAAGGGGAGCAACAGCGGCGTGTACCTGCGCGGGCGCTACGAGGTGCAGGTCGAGGACGACGAGGAGGACCGCCGCGACCGCGAGCCGGCGCTGGTCGACATCGGCGGGGTCTACGGTTTCATCGCGCCGAGTGCGTACGCGGCGCGCGGGCCGGGCGCGTGGCAGACGTGCGACATCACCCTCGTCGGGCGCCGGGTGACGGTCGTCCTCAACGGGCAGACGGTCGTCGCGGACCGGGCGATCCCCGGCATCACCGGCGGCGCGCTCGACAGCGACGAGGGCACGCCGGGCCCGATCATGCTGCAGGGCGACCACGGGCGGATCGAGTACCGCCGCCTCGTGCTGCGGCCGGGGCGTTAGGCGTGACGCGGGAGGCCGGCACGCCGCCGCGCGACGACCCGCCCGCGGAGTCCGGGCCGCCGGGCACCGCCGCGGGGCTCGTCGCGTCGCTCTGGCGGACGGCCCCGCCCAGCATGTGGGCGCCCGAGCGGGGCGCCGCGGCCCCCGCCGTCGAGCTGTCGGCCGTCATCGCGCGGCTCGCCGCCGACGCCGAGCGGCTGCTCCGGGAGGCGGAGGCCGAGGAGCGCCCCGCGGTCGCGCTCCTCGCCGAGACCGCGCGGGCCGTCTGCACCGCGCTCGGCACGCAGCCGCCGACGCCCGACCGCGCCGGCGGCGAGGGCACCGCCCTGCCCTCGTCGGCGCGGCTCCGGCTCGCGCGAATGGAGCAGTGGCTCGCGGCCCGCGCGGCGGCCGACCCGTGCGCGGAGCCGTCGGCGAACCTGTGCCTGTGGGTGCTGGACCAGTCGGAGGGCGGACCCACGTAGCGCCGGCGGGCGCGCGCCGACACGCCGCCGTCATCAGAGTGTGGTCGCACGGTTACACGGCGGTCGCCGACTCGTGATCGGCGGTTCGCCGGGGGGATGGAGGTTCGGCGGCGTGTTCGGCGCCCCGCCGACGTGCTTCTCCCTCCCTCCCCCGCCCATGCGCTCCCTCCCGATCCACGCGGCGCTCCTCGCCGGGCTGCTCCCCGCCGGGTTGGTCCCCGCCGTCGCCCTCGACGCCCAACAGTCCCCCGCGGCCACCCGGCCGGACACCGCGGCGCCCGCCACGCCGCGGTCCGGCGCGCGCCGCGACAGCGCCCAGCGGCTGACGACCGTCACGGTCACCGCGACCGTCTCGGGGCGCGGGCTCGCCCGCGGCGCGGCCGTCGTCGACTCCGCCCGCCTCCACGCCGCCCCGCCGGGCACGAGCGCGCTCAAGGTCATCGAACAGCTCCCCGGCGTGAACGTGCAGAACGCCGACGGGTTCGGCATGTACGAGTGGAGCAACCGCGTCACGATCCGCGGCTTCCAGAGCGCGCAGATCGGCCAGACGCTCGACGGCGTGCCGTTAGGCGACATGTCCTACGGCAACTTCAACGGCCTCGGCGTCGGCCGCGCGGCGGACCCGAGCAACCTCGCCTCGACCACCGTCGCGCAGGGGAGCGGCGCCCTCGGCACCGCGAGCGGCAACAACCTCGGCGGCGTCGTGCAGTACGCCACGGAGGACCCGCTCAACCGGCGTACGCTCTTCGTCCAGCAGATGGGCGGGCAGTACGAGGCGCGCCGCACGACGCTCCGCTACGACAACGGGCTCGACACCTTCCACGAGGGCGCGGGCGCGTTCCGCGGCTACCTGTCGTACTCGCGCTTCGACACCGACAAGTGGAAGAGCGGCGGCGAGCGCTACTCGCGCTTCCCCGGCC is drawn from Gemmatimonadetes bacterium T265 and contains these coding sequences:
- a CDS encoding large multifunctional protein- glycosyl hydrolase, encoding MNGWPQRLYYPLRRTARHARTAAGPATALLAALAAGPAGRGPAAAGAQTAIPPALVGRWDLRVSGAGGTVYPSWLEVSRSGDRALVGRFVGRVGSARPVGRVEVAGDTFRFAIPPQWEPGDGDLRVEGTVAGGAAGDRLSGTLVTPNGERHAWTAVRAPDLLRAAGIPRWGAPVVLFDGRDLAGWVPRGGENRWRAENGVLANPGGGANLVTTRAFGDFTLHVEFRYPKGSNSGVYLRGRYEVQVEDDEEDRRDREPALVDIGGVYGFIAPSAYAARGPGAWQTCDITLVGRRVTVVLNGQTVVADRAIPGITGGALDSDEGTPGPIMLQGDHGRIEYRRLVLRPGR